The following are encoded in a window of Terriglobales bacterium genomic DNA:
- a CDS encoding response regulator — MARILCVDDEPNVVTLKCAILEAAGHVVTASTSAHDAIEKLESNSYDAVVTDWRLGDANGRAVVQAAKTHSSTPVVVVSGYVAEAFQAAEPLADLYLEKPVNPEELVTIVNELLKTSDRAASH; from the coding sequence ATGGCGAGAATTCTCTGCGTTGACGACGAGCCCAACGTCGTCACTTTGAAATGCGCAATCCTGGAAGCCGCGGGCCATGTGGTTACCGCCTCCACCTCGGCGCATGACGCCATCGAGAAGCTCGAGAGCAACAGTTACGACGCCGTGGTGACCGACTGGCGGCTCGGCGATGCCAATGGGCGCGCCGTGGTCCAGGCAGCCAAGACTCACTCCAGCACGCCGGTGGTAGTTGTTTCTGGATACGTGGCGGAAGCCTTCCAGGCCGCCGAACCGCTCGCCGATCTGTACCTGGAAAAACCGGTCAATCCGGAAGAGCTGGTCACCATCGTGAACGAGCTGCTCAAGACCAGCGACAGAGCTGCTTCCCACTGA
- a CDS encoding ATP-binding protein: MSLCGLIFETSRHLHIIVQGCAVVLLAGRIHLVERRGRKDKDTIDPRRQIEITTLLESIPEAAVIMDSNGRIVDANSAAASLIGKTREQIHGISAEEISGLVKGPEGKPPDLRAALAGHAVRQARRIVHNPVSGAVYELLVSANPIHDDRGDVIAVLMIARDVTELTHLQQRVGDIERHRAIGQMAAALAHDFNNILDTIGQAAAVLAMSQDRPAAVRKPLLDMIQNTVHRGAEMVQHIREYMRNGQGALRPLDVCNIIEEAVELTRPLWEKANVEVATRLQSAPKVNANAADLRRVFTNLIINAIEAMPGRGRITITCESRGNSVVATVCDTGVGIAPEAQKRIFFAYFTTKPSGTGLGLSGAQKILLSYGGNISFRSQVGKGTAFTIVLPSADGTTKTA; this comes from the coding sequence ATGTCACTGTGTGGACTCATCTTCGAGACCTCCAGGCATTTGCACATCATCGTGCAAGGCTGTGCAGTGGTGCTGCTGGCCGGCAGAATTCACCTGGTGGAACGCCGCGGGCGCAAGGACAAGGATACGATCGATCCCAGGCGTCAGATTGAAATCACCACCCTGCTCGAAAGCATTCCGGAAGCGGCCGTGATTATGGATTCCAACGGCCGCATCGTAGACGCCAATAGCGCGGCGGCAAGCCTGATCGGCAAAACGCGCGAGCAAATTCATGGCATAAGCGCCGAAGAAATCAGCGGGTTGGTGAAGGGACCTGAAGGCAAGCCGCCGGATCTGCGCGCTGCGCTGGCAGGCCACGCCGTCAGGCAGGCGCGCCGCATCGTGCACAACCCAGTCAGCGGCGCGGTCTACGAACTGCTGGTATCAGCCAATCCCATCCATGACGATCGTGGGGACGTAATTGCCGTTCTGATGATTGCGCGCGACGTCACCGAACTGACCCACCTGCAGCAGCGCGTCGGCGACATCGAGAGGCACCGCGCCATCGGCCAAATGGCAGCCGCCCTGGCGCACGACTTCAACAATATTCTCGATACCATCGGCCAGGCCGCGGCCGTGCTGGCGATGAGCCAGGACCGTCCTGCCGCAGTGCGCAAGCCCCTGCTCGACATGATCCAGAACACGGTCCATCGCGGAGCCGAAATGGTGCAGCACATCCGCGAGTACATGCGCAACGGGCAGGGCGCGCTGCGGCCCCTGGACGTGTGCAACATCATCGAGGAAGCGGTCGAACTCACCCGGCCGCTGTGGGAGAAGGCGAATGTCGAAGTCGCCACCCGCCTGCAGTCGGCGCCCAAGGTGAACGCCAATGCTGCCGACCTGCGCCGGGTGTTCACCAACCTGATCATCAATGCCATTGAAGCGATGCCGGGCCGCGGCCGTATCACCATCACTTGCGAGTCTCGCGGAAACAGCGTGGTCGCGACGGTGTGCGACACCGGAGTCGGCATTGCGCCGGAAGCCCAGAAGCGCATCTTTTTTGCTTACTTCACCACCAAGCCATCGGGAACCGGCCTGGGCTTGTCGGGCGCGCAGAAGATCCTGCTTTCCTACGGCGGCAACATTTCCTTCCGCAGTCAGGTAGGAAAAGGAACAGCTTTCACGATCGTGCTGCCGTCGGCGGACGGAACCACGAAAACGGCCTAG
- a CDS encoding phospholipid carrier-dependent glycosyltransferase: protein MRTEALDVSAPVCAGGSITSRGAVMRSASIALAIFVAAFCLLFIRIGQRREMVFDEQYYVGAARAFLAHASARNVEHPPVGKYLIAAGMGRFGDNPVGWRIAPVLCGGFALVAVFWWCELLLENRRLALLAVLLTAANGFWFVLARTAMLEIFVFTFSIWAVLAYTAALKLPCSVSVRRALLLAAGVLFGLAVGCKWNALVGLAVTQAISVTLLTVGRSSLAGRNLSSAGLGCTLCALWLAPALIYVAAYLPLYHAAGKPFTLADMVAMHRWMVNYHSHSPGDPALALPWYQWVIRTAPQHAPDYLVGNIVIVWAGLVALVVCIYRAIRRLEFAEIVIVLFYLANLLVWAIAPRPFTYYYYYGFASMFLGPMIAAAFRGVPAVFGIRPALVLALAATVVFLGYYPAMVGLNAAWTCVLGCR, encoded by the coding sequence GTGCGAACAGAGGCCCTTGACGTATCGGCACCGGTTTGCGCCGGCGGCAGCATCACCTCGCGTGGCGCGGTGATGCGCAGCGCCAGCATTGCACTGGCTATCTTTGTCGCGGCATTCTGTTTGCTGTTCATCCGCATCGGCCAGCGCCGCGAGATGGTGTTCGACGAGCAGTATTACGTCGGCGCAGCGCGCGCTTTCCTGGCGCACGCTTCCGCCAGGAATGTGGAACATCCTCCGGTCGGCAAATACCTGATCGCCGCCGGCATGGGGCGGTTCGGCGATAACCCCGTGGGATGGCGGATCGCGCCGGTTCTGTGCGGCGGTTTCGCGCTGGTGGCGGTCTTCTGGTGGTGCGAGCTGTTGCTGGAGAACAGGCGCTTGGCGCTGCTCGCCGTTCTGCTCACCGCCGCCAATGGTTTCTGGTTCGTGCTGGCACGGACTGCGATGCTGGAGATATTTGTCTTCACCTTCAGCATTTGGGCGGTGCTTGCATACACGGCTGCACTGAAGCTCCCTTGCAGCGTGTCAGTGCGGCGGGCGCTCCTGCTCGCGGCCGGCGTCTTGTTTGGATTGGCGGTAGGCTGCAAATGGAATGCGCTGGTGGGATTGGCAGTGACACAGGCGATCAGCGTCACCCTGTTGACGGTGGGCCGCAGCTCATTGGCAGGACGCAATCTCTCCTCCGCCGGCCTGGGCTGCACGTTATGCGCTTTGTGGCTGGCACCGGCGTTGATCTATGTAGCCGCGTACCTGCCGCTTTATCACGCAGCAGGCAAGCCGTTCACGCTTGCGGACATGGTGGCCATGCATCGCTGGATGGTGAACTACCACAGCCATTCCCCCGGCGACCCGGCGTTGGCGCTGCCCTGGTACCAGTGGGTGATTCGCACCGCTCCCCAGCATGCTCCCGATTACCTGGTCGGCAATATCGTAATCGTGTGGGCGGGACTTGTTGCCCTGGTGGTTTGTATTTACCGGGCGATCAGGCGCCTGGAGTTTGCCGAAATCGTGATTGTCCTGTTTTACCTGGCGAATCTGCTGGTGTGGGCGATCGCTCCCCGGCCGTTTACCTACTATTACTACTATGGTTTTGCGAGCATGTTTCTTGGTCCGATGATCGCCGCTGCCTTTCGCGGCGTGCCTGCCGTTTTTGGAATTCGTCCCGCGTTGGTGTTGGCGCTGGCAGCGACGGTGGTGTTTCTGGGGTATTACCCAGCCATGGTGGGCTTGAATGCAGCCTGGACGTGCGTACTGGGTTGCCGCTAG
- a CDS encoding response regulator transcription factor, with protein sequence MLKMVLADKQAIFRAGIAKVLGVEDEIRIVAQVQSSDQIPMSLEKFRPNVLAFAANLAPNLAELVQLAAHTKTRLVILAETGENGHAFVNSGVHGVVYRNVTGPALLECVRKVAQGETWIQQQTLAPEEQENDMVGARVRDRLTPKELRIVALIVQGYKNKDIATELGTTEQVIKNYLRNIYDKIGVSDRLELALFTIHHRILAEAAAATGR encoded by the coding sequence ATGCTGAAGATGGTCCTGGCCGACAAACAGGCTATCTTCCGCGCCGGAATCGCCAAGGTCCTGGGCGTGGAAGACGAAATTCGGATCGTGGCGCAGGTTCAGTCATCGGACCAGATTCCGATGTCGCTGGAAAAATTTCGGCCTAACGTGCTCGCCTTTGCGGCGAATCTCGCTCCCAATCTCGCCGAACTTGTCCAACTGGCCGCGCACACCAAGACCCGCCTGGTCATCCTCGCCGAGACCGGCGAGAACGGGCACGCGTTCGTCAACTCCGGCGTACACGGCGTCGTCTATCGCAACGTCACCGGACCGGCATTGCTGGAGTGCGTGCGCAAGGTCGCCCAGGGAGAAACCTGGATCCAGCAGCAGACGCTGGCGCCCGAGGAGCAGGAGAACGACATGGTGGGCGCGCGCGTTCGCGACCGCCTCACGCCCAAGGAACTGCGCATCGTGGCGCTCATTGTGCAGGGATATAAGAACAAGGATATTGCCACCGAACTCGGCACCACCGAGCAGGTGATCAAGAACTACCTGCGCAATATCTACGACAAGATTGGCGTCTCCGACCGCCTGGAATTGGCGCTCTTCACCATCCACCACCGGATCCTGGCGGAAGCCGCTGCCGCGACCGGAAGATAA
- a CDS encoding PilZ domain-containing protein, translated as MSEARTGRRFPLTLAVKIKNGTAKRTGKATTNDLSAAGVFITTNLPFRKGSTVSFQITLPATIIGSSNDVNVNCAGRVVRVDSPKSGKRRGVACVIDRYQFVPQRKPREAK; from the coding sequence TTGTCCGAAGCGCGCACTGGCCGGCGTTTTCCTCTTACGTTAGCCGTCAAGATTAAGAACGGCACTGCGAAGCGCACTGGCAAAGCCACCACCAACGACTTGAGCGCCGCGGGCGTGTTCATCACCACCAACCTCCCGTTCCGCAAGGGTTCCACAGTGAGTTTTCAGATCACGTTGCCCGCTACCATCATCGGTTCCAGCAACGATGTGAATGTGAATTGTGCCGGGCGCGTGGTGCGGGTGGACTCGCCCAAGAGCGGCAAGCGGCGGGGCGTGGCGTGCGTGATTGATCGTTACCAGTTCGTGCCGCAGCGCAAGCCGCGGGAGGCCAAGTAA
- a CDS encoding phage holin family protein, translating to MATSNINLNGRTLAGVIAELKDEAKEFFSTRLAMLQSEMKEKLSAWKMALPVLVIGLVMLGTSWLLLTGAIVAAISVAFGDNPYGPAIALAIVFVFYAVIGGLAVLFAVRSVREHGVVPERTMRVLKDDKVWISNEARVQL from the coding sequence ATGGCGACTAGCAACATCAACCTGAACGGACGCACCCTGGCCGGGGTGATTGCCGAATTGAAGGACGAGGCGAAGGAATTTTTCAGTACCCGCCTGGCCATGCTGCAGTCGGAAATGAAGGAAAAGCTCAGCGCCTGGAAGATGGCGCTGCCCGTCCTCGTCATCGGTCTGGTCATGCTGGGCACCAGCTGGCTGCTGCTGACCGGCGCCATCGTGGCTGCAATCAGTGTGGCTTTCGGCGACAATCCGTATGGTCCCGCCATCGCACTCGCGATCGTGTTCGTGTTCTACGCCGTGATTGGCGGTCTTGCCGTGCTGTTCGCGGTCCGCTCCGTGCGCGAACACGGCGTGGTTCCTGAGCGGACGATGCGCGTCCTGAAAGACGACAAGGTTTGGATTTCCAATGAAGCGAGGGTACAGCTATGA
- a CDS encoding cupin domain-containing protein, whose product MLDVVLKRFEKPDEVRTFDKGKFELVHIGGMTIGRATYQPGWKWSVDVGQALGKKSCDIEHVGIVISGRATAAMDDGRVVEMKAGDVFYIAPGHDSWVVGSEAYVSLHLLGASDYAAHKS is encoded by the coding sequence ATGCTCGACGTCGTTTTAAAACGCTTCGAAAAACCCGACGAGGTCCGCACGTTCGATAAGGGCAAGTTCGAACTTGTCCATATCGGCGGGATGACGATCGGCCGCGCCACCTACCAGCCGGGATGGAAGTGGTCCGTCGACGTCGGCCAGGCACTCGGGAAAAAAAGCTGCGACATTGAGCATGTCGGAATCGTCATATCGGGCCGCGCCACCGCCGCCATGGATGATGGCCGTGTCGTCGAAATGAAGGCTGGCGATGTCTTTTACATCGCACCCGGCCACGACAGTTGGGTTGTCGGCAGCGAGGCCTATGTCTCGCTGCACTTGCTGGGCGCAAGCGATTATGCAGCTCACAAATCATAA
- a CDS encoding DUF2207 domain-containing protein produces MHRKCWSAGALARVTLLLLLLFGVAASASARNWRIADFHSTIAIDDRGGAIISERITLSFVGQYNGIWRSIPVEYPGPRGTNYSLFIKVESVTDENERPLKHEISRDGHYKKIKIYIPEAVDTTKIVLITYSTPNAVRYFDDHDEFYWNVTGNDWPVPIDAASALVSLPEASAGSLRAQAFTGAYGSTSREATAEVRGSHVEFETNNPLPMRGGLTVDVFIPKGILHQPGALARLGWFLRGNPAVFIPFWALLVMFTLWYYKGRDPNPGISVAPMYEPPKGMTPAEAGTLLDDSIDPRDITSTLVDLAVRGYVKIEQIETPGLLFHGKDYVLHLLKPNTQWSDLAPFERVMLENIFWGGENTNLSSLRNRFYTAIPVIQQDIFAALKRKGMYWLDPQSAAGYSVLGAIISAAPFVLGQVTGYMNLLDSVWLTVVAIAIALVIVWLFARQMTCKTLLGARTRVEILGFQEFMNRVDRDRIQRMPPDTFEKFLPYAMALGVENHWAQAFAGIVTQPPSWYSGPPGSGMFNPVFFSSNMHTMAQTVHQTFVAAPRASSTGSGWGGGGGGGGFSGGGFGGGGGGAF; encoded by the coding sequence ATGCACCGGAAGTGTTGGAGCGCGGGCGCCCTCGCCCGCGTCACTCTGCTCCTACTGCTTCTCTTCGGCGTTGCCGCCTCCGCCTCCGCGCGCAACTGGCGTATTGCCGACTTTCATTCCACCATCGCCATCGATGACCGTGGCGGCGCTATCATCAGCGAACGCATCACCCTTTCCTTCGTTGGCCAATACAACGGCATCTGGCGCAGCATTCCTGTCGAGTATCCCGGGCCGAGAGGCACCAATTACTCGCTGTTCATCAAGGTCGAATCGGTTACGGACGAGAACGAACGCCCGCTGAAGCACGAAATCAGCCGCGACGGACACTACAAGAAGATCAAGATTTACATCCCGGAGGCTGTCGACACCACCAAGATCGTCTTGATCACCTACAGCACGCCGAACGCGGTCCGCTATTTCGACGATCACGACGAGTTCTACTGGAACGTGACCGGCAACGACTGGCCGGTGCCAATTGATGCTGCCTCAGCGCTGGTTTCGCTTCCCGAAGCTTCCGCCGGCAGCTTGCGCGCGCAGGCATTCACCGGCGCTTACGGTTCGACCAGCCGCGAGGCGACCGCCGAAGTCCGAGGCTCGCATGTCGAGTTCGAAACCAACAACCCGCTGCCCATGCGCGGCGGGCTCACGGTAGACGTATTCATCCCCAAGGGCATCCTGCATCAGCCCGGCGCTCTGGCGCGCCTGGGATGGTTTCTGCGCGGCAATCCCGCGGTGTTCATTCCGTTCTGGGCCCTGCTGGTGATGTTTACGCTCTGGTATTACAAGGGCCGCGACCCTAATCCGGGCATCTCGGTTGCGCCCATGTACGAGCCGCCGAAAGGAATGACGCCGGCCGAGGCGGGCACGCTGCTGGACGACAGCATCGATCCCCGCGACATCACTTCGACGCTGGTCGACCTGGCGGTCCGCGGCTACGTCAAAATCGAGCAGATCGAAACTCCTGGCCTGCTGTTCCACGGCAAGGATTATGTTCTTCACCTGCTGAAGCCGAACACGCAGTGGTCGGACCTGGCGCCATTTGAGCGCGTGATGCTGGAAAACATTTTCTGGGGCGGGGAAAATACCAACCTGTCCAGCCTGCGCAATCGCTTTTATACGGCGATTCCCGTGATCCAGCAGGACATCTTCGCGGCCCTCAAGCGCAAGGGCATGTACTGGCTCGACCCGCAATCGGCGGCGGGATATTCGGTGCTGGGCGCCATCATCAGTGCGGCGCCGTTCGTACTCGGCCAGGTCACCGGCTACATGAACTTGCTCGATTCGGTGTGGCTGACGGTGGTGGCAATCGCGATTGCGCTTGTCATTGTCTGGCTGTTCGCGCGCCAGATGACCTGCAAGACCTTGCTCGGGGCGCGCACGCGGGTGGAGATCCTGGGCTTCCAGGAGTTCATGAACCGCGTGGATCGCGATCGCATTCAGCGCATGCCTCCCGACACTTTCGAGAAATTTCTGCCCTACGCAATGGCGCTAGGCGTCGAGAACCATTGGGCGCAGGCGTTCGCCGGCATTGTGACCCAACCGCCCAGTTGGTATAGCGGCCCACCCGGCAGCGGCATGTTCAATCCTGTGTTCTTCTCCAGCAACATGCACACCATGGCGCAGACCGTGCACCAGACTTTCGTCGCAGCCCCACGGGCCAGTTCTACCGGCTCGGGCTGGGGTGGCGGCGGTGGCGGTGGAGGATTTTCCGGCGGTGGCTTCGGCGGCGGCGGCGGCGGGGCGTTCTAA
- a CDS encoding LemA family protein, with protein MGLFIGIGVLVVIIGIVIGLYNSLVQLKIRADSAWSDIDVQLKRRHDLIPNLVETVKGYAAHEKSTFENIAKWRSAAMSATAPADRAQAEGQLTMALKSLFAVAEAYPQLRANENFMSLQKSLSDIEGDVQNSRRYYNAVVRDYNTRIQTFPANMLAGAFGFTPRQFFELETPADREVPSVKF; from the coding sequence ATGGGCCTGTTCATCGGTATTGGCGTACTGGTGGTCATTATCGGCATCGTCATTGGCCTGTACAACAGCCTGGTGCAACTCAAGATTCGCGCCGACTCCGCCTGGTCCGATATTGACGTGCAGCTCAAGCGCCGTCACGACCTGATCCCCAACCTGGTCGAGACCGTCAAGGGCTATGCCGCGCACGAAAAGAGCACATTTGAAAACATCGCCAAGTGGCGTTCGGCGGCGATGTCAGCCACCGCTCCCGCCGATCGCGCGCAGGCGGAAGGCCAACTCACCATGGCGCTGAAGTCCCTGTTTGCAGTCGCCGAGGCGTACCCGCAGTTGCGGGCAAACGAGAACTTCATGTCGCTGCAGAAATCGCTGTCCGACATCGAGGGAGACGTGCAGAACTCGCGCCGCTATTACAACGCCGTGGTGCGCGATTACAACACGCGCATCCAGACTTTCCCGGCGAACATGCTGGCCGGCGCCTTCGGCTTCACGCCGCGTCAGTTCTTTGAACTGGAAACTCCGGCCGACCGCGAAGTCCCCAGCGTCAAGTTCTGA
- a CDS encoding glycosyltransferase has product MAKPIFYDPQRKRWRRIRRLMDVLGLSVSMLVVFFLFSALTQETLGTLLLPERHRPYKALKEKERKRPRPRFSAAKPKKPPTQVVLNSGEGVRAAFYVTWDAAAYSSLREYVRQIDILYPEWLHVVSGDGRMQAVSPDLTLYDVVKNGVVHTPDSKERPVMKFLKDESAETEVLPLVNNFNPTTNQWIANIEPFLNRPEARASFRRDVAQFLSSDNYKGLTLDFEGFPRSAQPGFRQLVDELHSDFQARGMKLHVAVPVNDDDFDYAYLAAHSDGVILMNYDEHFQGGDPGPIASQEWFTKNLVNTLKVIPKEKLICAIGSYGYDWSVVEQRKGKPKVDSARSIDNQEAWLSASDSEAKINFDPDSMNPHFAYEDEKGKRHDVWYLDGVTALNQMRAAVKLGINTFALWRLGSEDRSLWPVFDQPGKVGVVQELRLVPPGQDVDMEGAGEVVRIGSQPAAGERAFTLDSSTGLITDETMTVLPRPYQVNQYGANPKQIALTFDDGPDPDWTPKILKVLKEKNAKAAFFMIGLQAEKFPRLAEQVYADGHEIGNHTFTHPDISNIRKGYMRVELNLAERLFAARLGVKPVLFRPPYSIDQEPDTADQVRPLEIAQEMGYITVGDKIDPHDWQDPPAADIAKGVMAHLPPCDPDDQRCGNIVLLHDGGGNRTQTVKALPLIIDGLRQRGYEIVPVSQLLGKPYNQVMVPIAKNERWSARIDHFGFWLFGVIGAAIVIIFFLGDVLMSARLFLVGAAAVFDRFRDRIRQHDGAQLEAGEAYKPAVAVVIPAFNEEKVIVRTVRAALHSNYPKLRVIVVDDGSSDRTLDVTQEAFANEIRDGRVTLLTKPNSGKAEALNYGLEFVHEEIFVGIDADTVIARDAISRLVPHFLDARLGAIAGNAKVGNRVNWWTRWQALEYVTSQNFERRALNVLGAVSVVPGAIGAWRTAAVREVGAFHVDTVAEDADLTMALLRRGYRVQYEDRALAYTEAPMNARGLMRQRFRWSFGIMQSVYKHRAAFGRKGVLGWVALPNIVIFQILLPLVSPFIDLMFVYGTFMYLLDRYFHPETADFRSFEKLVLYFAMFLIIDFVASALAFFLERRTADNREDMKLLLHVWLQRFAYRQLFSIVLIKTLKRAMTGRAFNWDKLERTAAMPYAKVGSLD; this is encoded by the coding sequence ATGGCGAAGCCGATCTTTTACGACCCGCAGCGCAAACGGTGGAGGCGCATCCGCCGGTTGATGGACGTGTTGGGTTTGAGCGTCTCCATGCTGGTAGTGTTTTTCCTGTTCAGCGCACTGACGCAGGAGACGCTCGGTACGCTGCTGCTTCCCGAGCGGCACCGGCCGTATAAAGCGCTGAAGGAAAAGGAGCGCAAACGTCCCCGCCCGCGTTTTTCCGCCGCCAAGCCCAAAAAACCGCCCACCCAGGTTGTCCTGAATTCCGGCGAAGGGGTGCGGGCAGCGTTTTATGTCACATGGGACGCCGCCGCGTATTCGTCGTTGCGCGAGTATGTTCGGCAAATCGATATTCTTTATCCCGAGTGGCTGCACGTAGTCAGCGGCGACGGCCGCATGCAGGCGGTAAGCCCGGATCTGACGCTCTATGACGTGGTGAAAAACGGCGTCGTGCACACACCGGACAGCAAAGAACGTCCGGTGATGAAGTTCCTCAAGGACGAGAGCGCGGAAACCGAAGTCCTGCCGCTGGTCAATAACTTCAATCCCACGACCAACCAGTGGATCGCGAACATCGAACCGTTTCTCAACCGCCCGGAGGCGCGTGCCTCCTTCCGGCGTGATGTTGCGCAGTTTCTTTCCAGCGACAATTACAAGGGCCTGACGCTCGACTTCGAAGGCTTTCCGCGCTCGGCGCAACCCGGCTTCCGCCAATTAGTAGATGAACTGCATTCCGATTTCCAGGCGCGGGGCATGAAACTGCACGTCGCCGTGCCGGTCAACGACGACGATTTCGATTATGCCTACCTGGCCGCCCATTCCGATGGCGTGATTCTGATGAATTACGACGAGCACTTCCAGGGCGGCGATCCCGGGCCGATCGCTTCGCAGGAATGGTTTACCAAGAACCTGGTCAATACCCTGAAGGTCATCCCCAAGGAAAAGCTGATCTGCGCCATCGGCAGCTATGGCTACGACTGGTCGGTGGTGGAGCAGAGGAAGGGCAAGCCGAAAGTCGATAGCGCGCGCAGCATTGACAACCAGGAAGCATGGCTGAGCGCGTCCGATTCGGAAGCCAAGATCAACTTCGATCCCGACAGCATGAATCCGCACTTTGCCTACGAGGACGAAAAGGGCAAGCGCCACGACGTCTGGTATCTCGATGGCGTGACCGCGCTCAACCAGATGCGCGCGGCGGTCAAGCTGGGCATCAACACGTTTGCGCTGTGGCGACTGGGGTCGGAGGACCGCTCGCTGTGGCCGGTGTTCGATCAGCCCGGCAAGGTGGGCGTGGTGCAGGAACTGCGGCTGGTGCCGCCGGGCCAGGATGTCGACATGGAAGGCGCAGGCGAAGTGGTCCGCATTGGCAGCCAGCCTGCTGCCGGCGAGCGCGCCTTCACCCTCGATTCCTCCACCGGCCTCATCACCGATGAAACCATGACCGTTCTGCCGCGGCCTTATCAGGTTAACCAGTATGGCGCTAACCCCAAGCAAATCGCGCTCACCTTCGATGACGGCCCTGATCCCGACTGGACCCCCAAAATTCTGAAGGTTCTGAAAGAGAAAAATGCCAAGGCGGCGTTTTTCATGATTGGGCTGCAGGCGGAAAAATTCCCGCGCCTCGCGGAGCAGGTGTACGCCGACGGCCACGAGATCGGCAATCACACTTTCACCCACCCCGATATCAGCAATATCCGTAAGGGGTATATGCGGGTCGAGCTGAACCTCGCCGAACGCCTCTTCGCGGCGCGACTGGGCGTAAAGCCGGTACTGTTCCGCCCTCCTTACTCGATCGACCAGGAACCAGACACCGCTGACCAGGTGCGGCCGCTGGAAATCGCCCAGGAAATGGGCTACATCACCGTCGGTGACAAGATCGATCCGCACGACTGGCAAGACCCCCCGGCGGCGGACATCGCCAAGGGAGTCATGGCGCACCTGCCGCCCTGCGATCCAGACGACCAGCGCTGCGGCAACATCGTTCTGCTGCACGATGGCGGCGGCAACCGCACGCAAACGGTGAAGGCGCTGCCGCTGATCATTGACGGACTGCGCCAGCGCGGTTACGAGATCGTGCCGGTTTCACAACTGCTCGGGAAACCCTACAACCAGGTTATGGTGCCGATTGCGAAGAACGAGCGCTGGTCGGCGCGCATCGACCACTTCGGGTTCTGGCTCTTCGGCGTCATTGGAGCGGCCATCGTCATAATATTTTTCCTGGGCGACGTGCTGATGTCAGCGCGGTTGTTCCTGGTCGGCGCGGCGGCGGTCTTTGACCGCTTTCGCGACCGCATACGCCAGCACGACGGTGCGCAATTGGAGGCTGGGGAAGCTTACAAGCCCGCGGTCGCAGTGGTGATTCCCGCCTTCAACGAAGAAAAGGTAATTGTGCGCACGGTGCGTGCTGCCCTTCATTCCAACTATCCGAAGCTGCGGGTCATCGTGGTCGACGACGGCTCTTCCGACCGCACTCTGGACGTGACCCAGGAGGCCTTCGCGAACGAGATCCGGGACGGTCGCGTCACCCTGCTCACCAAACCGAATTCCGGCAAAGCCGAGGCGCTGAACTACGGCTTGGAGTTCGTGCACGAAGAAATTTTTGTCGGCATTGACGCCGACACGGTCATCGCGCGTGATGCGATCTCGCGCCTGGTGCCGCACTTCCTGGATGCACGCTTGGGCGCCATCGCGGGAAACGCGAAAGTTGGCAACCGCGTCAACTGGTGGACGCGCTGGCAGGCGCTGGAATATGTGACCAGCCAGAACTTCGAGCGCCGCGCGCTGAACGTGCTGGGCGCGGTCAGCGTGGTTCCCGGCGCGATCGGCGCCTGGCGAACTGCGGCAGTGCGCGAAGTGGGAGCGTTTCATGTGGACACCGTGGCCGAAGACGCCGACCTCACCATGGCACTGCTGCGGCGCGGCTATCGCGTCCAGTACGAGGACCGGGCACTCGCCTATACCGAGGCGCCGATGAACGCGCGCGGCCTGATGCGGCAGCGCTTCCGCTGGTCCTTCGGCATCATGCAGTCGGTGTACAAGCACCGGGCTGCGTTCGGTCGCAAGGGGGTGCTGGGCTGGGTGGCGCTGCCCAATATCGTGATCTTCCAGATCCTGCTGCCGCTGGTCTCGCCGTTCATCGACCTGATGTTTGTCTACGGCACGTTCATGTACCTTCTCGACCGCTACTTTCACCCGGAAACCGCCGATTTCCGCAGCTTCGAAAAACTGGTCCTCTATTTCGCGATGTTCCTGATCATTGACTTCGTCGCTTCGGCGCTGGCGTTCTTCCTGGAGCGCCGCACCGCCGACAATCGCGAGGACATGAAGCTGCTGCTGCACGTCTGGCTGCAGCGTTTCGCCTACCGCCAGCTGTTCTCCATCGTGCTGATCAAGACCCTGAAACGCGCCATGACCGGCCGGGCTTTCAACTGGGACAAGCTGGAGAGAACGGCGGCCATGCCGTACGCAAAAGTGGGCAGCCTGGACTGA